The Macrobrachium nipponense isolate FS-2020 chromosome 19, ASM1510439v2, whole genome shotgun sequence genome contains a region encoding:
- the LOC135212706 gene encoding pigment-dispersing hormone type 1-like has translation MQAKFFAVLMAMVVVVHSCYTASAQEDLTTTERQVVAELAAQILRVSHGPWSSAEAHKRNSGMINSILGIPRVMAEAGKK, from the exons ATGCAGGCAAAATTCTTCGCCGTCCTTATGGCAATGGTAGTTGTCGTTCACTCCTGCTATACGGCGTCTGCCCAGGAAGATCTCACGACAACAGAGAGACAG GTGGTGGCAGAACTTGCAGCCCAAATCCTGCGCGTGTCCCATGGACCCTGGAGTTCAGCAGAGGCCCACAAGAGGAATTCAGGAATGATCAACTCCATCCTTGGGATTCCCAGAGTAATGGCTGAAGCAGGAAAGAAGTAG